The following are from one region of the Amycolatopsis sp. QT-25 genome:
- a CDS encoding YbaB/EbfC family nucleoid-associated protein, with protein MQPNFDAGEDFALLLEREARKLQEKAEALTAAFTSSASTVRSPDGSVTVTVEANGSLSAIEFGDRATALGPARLSSLVMRTVREAQRKTVEKVTESYTGINGNDEAAELVRTFLPKVEDEETAPENPEQDKWAPEAHHEDPRPQAAYRPPPPPQAGPPMTPQPGRPVRPSQPPAPRPRRPATPDDDEMSPW; from the coding sequence ATGCAACCCAATTTCGACGCAGGTGAGGACTTCGCCCTTCTTTTGGAGCGAGAAGCCAGGAAACTCCAGGAAAAAGCCGAAGCCCTGACGGCCGCGTTCACCTCCTCCGCGTCCACGGTGCGGTCCCCCGACGGCTCGGTGACGGTGACGGTCGAGGCCAACGGTTCGCTGAGCGCGATCGAGTTCGGCGACCGGGCCACCGCGCTGGGACCGGCCCGGCTCTCCTCCCTGGTCATGCGGACGGTGCGCGAGGCCCAGCGCAAGACCGTGGAGAAGGTCACGGAGTCCTACACCGGGATCAACGGCAACGACGAGGCCGCCGAACTGGTCCGCACGTTCCTGCCGAAGGTCGAGGACGAGGAAACCGCCCCGGAGAACCCCGAGCAGGACAAGTGGGCTCCCGAGGCGCACCACGAGGACCCGCGTCCGCAGGCGGCGTACCGGCCGCCGCCCCCGCCGCAGGCAGGCCCCCCGATGACCCCGCAGCCGGGCCGTCCCGTGCGGCCGTCGCAGCCACCGGCGCCGCGACCCCGGCGACCGGCCACCCCCGACGACGACGAAATGAGCCCGTGGTGA
- a CDS encoding type VII secretion target, translating into MVSGFGVKTETLNEFAGHLDRLEDALRKSADMVGGCVADPGIFGIFGGQIYGAGASMHCGKARDHLNKYSENVREFSDRVREAAKKYDANEQESEKLITEAGKGVDEVKVK; encoded by the coding sequence GTGGTGAGCGGATTCGGTGTCAAGACGGAAACCCTGAACGAGTTCGCCGGCCACCTCGACAGACTCGAGGACGCGTTGCGCAAGAGCGCCGACATGGTGGGCGGCTGCGTGGCGGACCCCGGCATCTTCGGCATCTTCGGCGGCCAGATCTACGGCGCCGGCGCGAGCATGCACTGCGGGAAGGCGCGGGACCACCTGAACAAGTACTCCGAGAACGTGCGGGAGTTCTCGGACAGGGTGCGCGAGGCCGCGAAGAAGTACGACGCCAACGAGCAGGAGTCGGAGAAGCTGATCACCGAGGCCGGCAAGGGCGTCGACGAGGTGAAGGTCAAGTGA
- a CDS encoding GNAT family N-acetyltransferase — protein MGSEPIVRDADRDDVMAICRFGEEHVRAHYTPLIGEEAAAQQVRMWWNETNVAGAVARGAVVVAEDGGHLVGVGQRGLDGAEHVIYKLYVHPRHRGGGLGKRLLEVLIGQLPADARRLYIEHFVANERAGAFYEREGFAVERIEPSPTGDPRLGVVWRFRNLR, from the coding sequence ATGGGAAGCGAACCGATCGTGCGGGACGCCGATCGAGACGACGTCATGGCCATCTGCCGCTTCGGTGAGGAGCACGTCCGAGCCCACTACACGCCGCTGATCGGTGAGGAAGCCGCTGCCCAGCAGGTGCGGATGTGGTGGAACGAGACGAACGTCGCCGGCGCCGTGGCCCGCGGTGCGGTGGTGGTCGCCGAAGACGGCGGGCACCTGGTGGGGGTCGGCCAGCGCGGACTCGATGGCGCCGAGCACGTGATCTACAAGCTGTACGTGCATCCTCGTCACCGGGGTGGCGGGTTGGGCAAGCGGCTGCTCGAAGTCCTCATCGGACAGTTGCCCGCGGACGCCCGGCGGCTGTACATCGAGCATTTCGTGGCCAACGAACGCGCGGGAGCCTTCTACGAACGCGAGGGTTTCGCGGTGGAACGGATCGAACCGAGTCCCACGGGGGACCCTCGGCTCGGTGTGGTGTGGCGCTTCCGGAATCTCCGCTAG